In the Sarcophilus harrisii chromosome 3, mSarHar1.11, whole genome shotgun sequence genome, one interval contains:
- the ACOT9 gene encoding LOW QUALITY PROTEIN: acyl-coenzyme A thioesterase 9, mitochondrial (The sequence of the model RefSeq protein was modified relative to this genomic sequence to represent the inferred CDS: inserted 1 base in 1 codon), protein MWRVATRFCGLNKGRANLGKILGQETFNNRTKGTFPMKEAGSPIPMTDVRNKLRDIVGISTHWSDHVKTMEERKLLHSLLPKNQKDLPPKRMKDSYLEVILPLGTQPLLREKYLTVFNSVRFGRILEDLDSLGVLICYTHTKMDSVQMSPFSIVTALVDKIDLCKKVISPECDIKFTGHVSWVGKTSMEVKMHMCQLHDTVYHPVLDATFVMVARDSENKGPAFINPLILESPEEEELFKQGELNKGKRIVSSTASLLKMAPTTEERNAVHDMFLNTLDPRSISFQSRILPPDSVWMEDTKLKSLHICHPEERNIFNRIFGGFLMRKAFELGWATACNFVGTRPFLVAVDDIMFQSPVEIGSLLFLSSQVCFTEKNHIQVRVHSEVSFPGSKEHKTTNVFHFTFFVEKDVPLVIPKTYGDSMLYLDGQRHFMSTMXSKNGWKKYYPVTP, encoded by the exons ATGTGGCGGGTAGCGACGCG ATTTTGTGGGTTAAATAAGGGACGGGCGAATCTTGGCAAGATACTTGGCCAAGAGACATTTAATAACAGAACCAAGGGAACTTTCCCTATGAAAGAAG CAGGCTCGCCTATTCCTATGACTGATG ttcggAATAAACTTCGGGACATAGTAGGAATATCCACACACTGGAG tGACCATGTGAAAACAATGGAGGAGAGAAAGTTACTTCATAGTCTTTTGCCTAAGAACCAGAAAGATCTGCCTCCAAAGAGGATGAAGGACAGTTATCTTGAAGTCATTTTGCCTCTAGGAACTCAGCCTTTGTTACGGGAGAAATATTTGACAGTATTCAATAGTGTAAG ATTTGGCAGGATTCTTGAGGATCTTGACAGCTTAGGAG tTCTTATTTGCTATACTCACACTAAAATGGATTCTGTCCAGATGTCCCCGTTCTCTATCGTGACAGCCTTGGTTGACAAAATTG atttatgtAAGAAGGTCATAAGTCCAGAATGTGATATTAAGTTCACTGGACATGTGAGCTGGGTTGGAAAGACATCTATGGAAGTCAAGATGCACATGTGTCAG ttacaTGATACAGTTTACCATCCTGTCTTGGATGCAACATTTGTAATGGTGGCCCGTGATTCTGAAAACAAAGG gCCAGCTTTTATAAATCCACTAATACTTGAAAGTCCAGAGGAAGAGGAACTCTTCAAGCAAGGAGAAT tgaATAAAGGGAAGAGGATTGTCTCCAGCACTGCATCCTTATTGAAGATGGCTCCCACTACAGAAGAAAGAAATGCAGTTCATGACATGTTCCTTAACACACTGGACCCGAG GAGTATAAGTTTTCAAAGTCGAATTTTGCCTCCTGATTCAGTATGGATGGAAGATACAAAATTGAAGAGCCTACACATATGCCATCCTGAg GAACGGAACATTTTCAATAGAATCTTTGGAGGCTTCCTTATGAGAAAAGCATTTGAACTTGGTTGGGCTACTGCTTGTAATTTTGT GGGTACCAGACCTTTTCTAGTTGCTGTAGATGATATTATGTTTCAGAGCCCTGTTGAAATTGGATCACTGTTATTCCTTTCTTCCCAG GTTTGTTTTACTGAAAAGAACCACATTCAAGTTAGAGTACACAGTGAAGTTTCTTTTCCTGGTTCTAAAGAACACAAGACTACCAATGtcttccatttcacattttttgttgaaAAAGATGTGCCATTGGTGATTCCCAAAACTTATGGAG ATTCCATGTTATATTTAGATGGTCAGCGACATTTCATGTCTACAA CATCAAAAAACGgttggaaaaaatattatccaGTGACACCCTAA